GATGCAAATATGCTCACAAACCACTTCACCTCAGAGAGACAGGACTCTGTGTTATGCCATGCAATTTACGACATCAGTAAGTCCGTTCAATACAAGAAAGAAACGCACATTCAACCATGAAATATACCAGCGTTGGACTGTCAAGTCGACCAGTACTGTAAAATTTGAATGCGGAGTCTACAGCCGATGAAAGATCAGTCAATTCCAATGTTAGCAATACTTATGATGACTTCTAGGGTCTCCGCGAGTTCTTCATATTGGGCAAAAAGAATAACGGACTGTTAAAAAGAATGGAGCAGTCGAACGAGAATTTCAATTTAGGAACGGATTGAGAAGTTCAATTGTATTATTTAAATATACTCAGGTAACTGATACGTTCGTTTCTTGCACTTCCATGAGGCGAATCCAATCCCAGCTATGTCCGTCTCCTGTATCATATGCCTCCCAAGCAGATCCAATAACAACCCTGCACACTTGAGCATTCCGAAATTGACGAAATTCCTTGATACGATATAATTGCTCTTTGCTGACCCTTCGGCTCTGTTGCTGTATGCAAGCCATCCCAATGACAAAGACCGGAAATTGTGTAAACGATAGCAAACCTGGTAATTCAACAGAAGACAGGCATTGCAAGCCCCTATCGACCATAGTCTGCACCTTTTCATCGGCAATCCGGTCAGGGTAGACGATAGAAAATAACCAAATGAAAGCAGCAGCGATCCAGGCCTCGCACATGTTGCGGTAGTCTTCTGATATTCCATTGTCAGGGAGCTTCCAATCGTCAATATCTTGCCAGATACCAACAGCTTCAGCGATTACTGTTGCTTGAAGAAGAGGTGCTGTATTGGCATCTGAACGGAGAGAGGCGATGCGCGAAATGATATCGATTAAACCGTTATACACTCCGAACATATGCTCCTTTTGATCGGTATTGGGTGAAGAAGAGGCCTCTAGCCGACAGCTGATCAAGTTGCTTTTAGGCCGCTGGGCAGTTACGCTGGCGAGGATGTCATGGTAGAGGAAAAATTGCATAAGAAAGCCATCGAATCCGAGTTCCTCCAGCTCTTCACGGTCCGgaccttcatcttcctcgtcatccCCTTCGTCAGATTCACCCTGCTGTTCCTCCCACACGCTGAAAACGATATCCCTAGCCCTGCCAAGCCGCACTTGCCACGATTCATCATCTGTCCCTTCTGAAAGTTCGTAGAGGTATAATAAGAGGTAACTCGTAAGCAAGGCTTCATATTCAGCTCTTCTTTCCTGTGTCCGGCTATCGAGGTCCTGCAGAGCGGTGACTCGCGAGTCTTGGAGCTCTTCTGTTTCTTGTAACAATTTCTGTTTCTCACCAGCAAACATACAGGCCTCGGTATCGCTGGAAGACATGTGATTCATCATATGTGAGGCTCCCAGACAGAGAACAGCCTTGAGAACCATCGGATGCTCGGCTGCCATGGGAGTCACAACCGATATAACCGGGTCTTCATTCTGGTCCGACGGAAGCGTCAAAATATGCGATGTTGAGTGCAAAAAGTGGAAGAAAAATAGTTTCTCAAGAGGAGATTCTATACCTTCTAGGATTTGGCCAATTTCGTCCGGTACGGTCGATGAAGCTAAGAGATTTGCTGTTGGTCAGTACTCATACTCTTGCGGACAGGCATAACGATGCCAAAGGGAGCGAGCCCACAGACCTTGTCTATTTTGGCATGCGGGACAAGGGCATCTATGTTGTTCGGTATCCATTTTTTTCGAGTACTTCTCGTATACAACAATCCAAGAGAAAAAGACTGATCGTTGTTACATGAAAAAGAATGTGTTGTCTTTTATCAACCTTCTGATATAGTATACCTGTCCATAACTTTATGAACAACGTACTCTCTGATTTTCTGCGGCAAACGCGGAATTCCTATAGAACAATGTAACAGGGATCTAGATTTACAGCTGCCTAT
This Aspergillus chevalieri M1 DNA, chromosome 3, nearly complete sequence DNA region includes the following protein-coding sequences:
- a CDS encoding uncharacterized protein (COG:K;~EggNog:ENOG410PHUC;~InterPro:IPR021858;~PFAM:PF11951;~TransMembrane:1 (o353-372i)) translates to MDTEQHRCPCPACQNRQASSTVPDEIGQILEGIESPLEKLFFFHFLHSTSHILTLPSDQNEDPVISVVTPMAAEHPMVLKAVLCLGASHMMNHMSSSDTEACMFAGEKQKLLQETEELQDSRVTALQDLDSRTQERRAEYEALLTSYLLLYLYELSEGTDDESWQVRLGRARDIVFSVWEEQQGESDEGDDEEDEGPDREELEELGFDGFLMQFFLYHDILASVTAQRPKSNLISCRLEASSSPNTDQKEHMFGVYNGLIDIISRIASLRSDANTAPLLQATVIAEAVGIWQDIDDWKLPDNGISEDYRNMCEAWIAAAFIWLFSIVYPDRIADEKVQTMVDRGLQCLSSVELPGLLSFTQFPVFVIGMACIQQQSRRVSKEQLYRIKEFRQFRNAQVCRVVIGSAWEAYDTGDGHSWDWIRLMEVQETNVSVT